The Saccharopolyspora gregorii genomic interval CACCACGCGGCCGCCGTCGACCACCACGATCCGGTCCGCCCGCGCCGCCGTGCCCAGCCGGTGCGCCACCACGAACGTCGTGCGCCGCGCCGCCAGCCGATCGCTGGCCGACACCACCAGCGACTCCGTCGCCGGATCCAGCGCGGCCGTCGCCTCGTCCAGCAGCAGCAGGTCCGGCCGCACCAGCTCCGCACGCGCCAGCGCCACCAGCTGCCGCTGTCCCGCCGACAACTCCCGGCCGCGCTCGCCGACCTGCTGGCGGAACCCGCGCCGCAACATCGCGATCCCCGGCAGCGCGCCCACGTCCCGCGCCGCCGCCTCCACCTCCGCGTCCGACGCCGACGGCCGCCCGTAGGCGATGTTCGCGGCCACGTCCCCCGCGAACAGGTAGCCCTCCTGCGGGACCACCGCCAGCCGGTGGTGGAAGCCGGACAGCTCGTAGCGGCGCACGTCCACCCCGTCCACCAGCAGCTCGCCGCCGGTCACGTCGTAGAACCGGGCCAGCAGCTTCACCAGCGTCGACTTCCCCGCACCCGTCGGGCCCACCAGCGCCACCGTCGTCCCCGGCTCCACCCGCAGCGACACGTCCCGCAACGCGTCCCGCTCCGCACCCGGGTAGCGGAACGACACCGACCGCAGCTCCACCGCGCCCGCCAGCCGGTCCGGCACGGCCACCGGCGCCGCGTCCTGCGGCACCGACGTCGGGGTCCGCAGCAGATCTCCGATGCGGCGCAACCCCACCCGCGCCTGCTGATAGCCGTCGAACACGCCCGACAACTGCTGCACCGGCGAGAAGAACATCCCCAGGTACAGCAGGAACGCCACCAGCACCCCCGCGGTCAGCTCGCCCGAGGCGACCCGCGTCGCGCCCACGCCCAGCACCGCCGCCTGCGCCAGCTCCGACAGCAGCGCCGTGAACGGGAAGTACGTCGCGATGTAGCGCTGCGCCCGCAGCCGCGACCGCCGGTACGCGTCGCTGCGCTGCGCGAACACCTTCGCCGAATAGCGCTCGCGGCGGTGCGCCTGCGCCACCCGCAGCCCCGACACGTTCTCCTGCAGGTCCGCGTTGACCGTGCTGACCCGCTCCCGGGCCTCCGCGTACGCCGTCGACGACACCCGCCGGAAGATCACCGTCGCCACCACCAGCGGCGGCAGCACCGCCAGCGCCACCAGCGCCAGCGACAGGTCCGTCACCAGCAGCGCCACCGCGATCCCCACGATCGTGAACGCGCTCACCACCGCCGTGGCCAAGCCCGTCTGCAGGAACGACGACAACGCGTCCACGTCCGTCGTCATCCGCGTCATGATCCGGCCCGCGAGTTCCCGCTCGTAGTAGTCCAGCCCGAGCCGCTGCAGGTGCGCGTAGCTGCGCACCCGCAGCAGGTACAGCAACGTCTCGCCGGTGCGGGCCGTCACCACCGTCTGCACCTTGATCACCAGCCAGTTCACCAGCACGATCACCGCGCCGACCGCCGTCACCAGCCACAACGTCCCCGGATCCCGCGCGTCCACCCCGCCGTCCACGCCGTGGCGCACCAGCGACGGCAACGCGACGGACCCCAGCGCGTCCGCCGCCACCAGCAGCACCGTCAACGCCAAGCCCCACCGGATCGGCCGCAACAACCGCGCCAGCCGGAACCCCGGATCGGGCGCCGTCGCGTCCACCCCGGGCAGCCGCGGCGCCGCCACCGCCGGCGGCAGCGCGCGCAGGCCCTCCGCCAGCTCCGGCGTCAACGGCGTCGCCGCACCCGAACCGCCGCGAGTACCGCGCACCCCGCCCGGCACCGCCACCGCGCGCGTCCGCTCCGGTTCCTCCGCCGCCGGCCACAGCTCCGCGGTCGGGGCCGCATCGGCCGGCACCGGATCCGGCTCCGCCGCACCCGCCGCGTCGATCTCCTCCCCGGGACCGGCCAGCAGCGAGCGGAACAACCCGCACCGCTCCCGCAGCTCCTCCTGCGTGCCCACGTCCACGACCCGGCCCGCGTCCAGCACCGCGACCCGGTCCGCCAACGCCAACGTCGACCGGCGGTGCGCGATCAACAACGTCGTGCGCTGCGCCGTCACCGACCGCAACGTGTCGTGGATCGCCGCCTCCGTCGCCGGATCCACCGCCGACGTCGCATCGTCGAGCACCAGGATCCGCGGATCCGACAGCAGCGCCCGCGCCAACGCCACCCGCTGGCGCTGGCCACCCGACAACGTCAGGCCCCGCTCACCGACCAGCGTCCCGTAACCCTCGGGCAGCGCCGCGATGAAACCGTGCGCCTCCGCCGCGCGCGCCGCCGCCTCCACCTCCGCGTCCGTCGCGTCCGGGCACCCGTAGGCGATGTTCCCGCGGATCGAATCCGAGAACAGGAACGCCTCCTCGAACACCACGCCCACCGCCGAACGCAGCGACTCCAGCCGCAGGTCCCGCACGTCGTGCTCGGCCCCGCCGTCCGCCGCGCCGATCCGCACCGCACCGTGCTGCACGTCGTAGAACCGCGGCAGCAACAACGACACCGTCGACTTGCCCGACCCCGCCGGACCCACCAGCGCCACCGTCTCGCCCGGCTCCACCAGCAGCGACACGTCCCGCAACACCTGCTGGTCCCGGGTGTAGCCGAAACCGACCCCGTCCAGCCGCACCCGCAGCGGCACCTCCGGCAGAGCCACCGCACCCGGCCGGTCCCGCACGTCCGGCCGCGAATCGATCAGATCCGTGATCCGCTCCATGCCCGCCCGCGTCAACTGGCCCTGCACCAGCACGCTCGCCATCATCCGAGCCGGGCCGCCCAACATCGCCACGTACGCCGCGAACGCCACGAACGTGCCCAGCCCCACCTGGCCGTGCAGCGCCATCCAACCGCCGAGCCCCAGCACCCCCACCTGGCCCGCCGCGGGCAGCACCGACAAGCTCGCCTGCGGGAGCGACGTCATCCGCGCCGTGCGCAGCCGCTCCGCGAACAACCGGCGCGCACCCGACTCCAACCGGGCCACCTCGCGGGCCTCCTGGCCGAAGCCCTTCACCACCCGGACCCCGGACACCGTCTCCTCGACCTGCTGGGCGATGTCCGCCGCCCGCTGCTGCGCCGACCACGTCGCCGGGAACAACCGCTTCTTGCTGCGCGCCGACACCGCCGCGATCAACGGCACCACCACCAGCACCACCGACGTCAGCAGCGGCGACAACCACACCATCGCCACCAGCGCGAACGCCATCAGCACCACGGTCCCGGCCGCCAGCGGCACCATCGACAGCAGCGCGTTCACCAGCTGCAGATCGCTGATCGCCCGCGACGCCACCTGGCCCGTGCGCAACGCGTCCTGCTTGCCGCCGTCCAAGCGCTGCACCGAGCCGAACACCGCGCGCCGCAGGTCGTGCTGCACGTCCAGCGCCAACCGGCCCGCCGAATAGCGGCGCACGAACGCCGCCCCGAACCGGAACACCCCCAGCCCCGCCAACGCCGCCGCGAACCACCACAACCGGTCGGTATCGCCCGCCACCGCGTCGTCCACCGCCGTCTTCGTGATCAGCGGGACCAGCGCCTCCAAGCCCACCGCCGCCACCGACGCGCCCAACGCCAGCAGCATCGCGACCGGGTGCCGCCGGCAGGCGGCGAACAATCGGCGGATCCAACCAGGACGGGAACATTCGCTGCCGGAGTCGCTCACCAGGCCAGGTTAGGTGCCGGGGACGACGGGGATCCGGGGGCGCGGCGGCGGCGCACCGGCGCTCACCTGAGCGAGGAGGGGAACCTTCCGGTCATCGACGTGAGGAAGGGAACCTTCCTGTCACGGGTGCGAGGAAGGGAACCTTTCGATCACAGGTGGGATGAGGGGAACCTTCCTGTCACGGGTGCGAGGAAGGGAACCTTTCGATCACAGGCGCGATGAAGGGAACCTTCCTGCCACCGCCCCGCACGAAAGAGGGGACCTCCCCACCCGAGCAGGAAGATCCCCTCCGATCGAACAGCGCCACCTCAGGTGATGTCGCGCCGCCCGCTGAAGTACCAGCCGCCGAGGACGAACAGCGCCGCGTACCCGGCGAAGGTCAGCATGCTCAGCCACCACGGATGCCCGTAGGACCCGCCGAAGACGAAGTGCAGCACCTCGAACAGCCCTTGCGGCACGTACTGCTCGTCGGGCCCGGCGGTGGCGCTGATGAAGATCGGTACGGCGAGGTTGCCGACGATCCCGCTCCCCGCGGCCCCCGGCAGGTAGGCGCTCACCCCGGACGCGTCGGAGCCGACGAGGAACAGGTCGACGATGAACTCGAACACGAACTTGTAGACCAGCAGCACGATGATCACGATCACCGGGTTGGCGACGAGAGCGCCGAACCCGACGCCGAGCAGCGTCCACAGCACCATCGCGAGGAGCCCGGCGGCGCACACGATGAGCCAGTCCGGACCTTCGCCGAACCCGTCGAGCCCGGCGCCCGCGATCGCGCCGAGGCTCGCCGACAGCACGTTGACCAGCCCGTACAGCAGGCCGAGGTTGGTGTAGGCGATGAGCTTCGCCCCGAGCACCGCCCCGCGCGGGTTGCCGGTGAGGTACGTGGTGGTGATGCTCTTGTTCCGGTACTCCCCGGCGAACGCCAGCGCCCCCACCAGACCGGCGAAGATCGTGCTGAAGTTCGTCGACATCGACATGGTGAGCAGGCCCAGCGGCAGCGGCCGCCCGATCTCCTGCTCGATCGAGGACATGTAGCCGAACCCGGTGCCCATCCAGCTGGCGCCGAAGCTCAGCAGCGCCACGGGGATGAGCAGCGCCCACCACAGGTTGGTGGTGAAGAGCTTCCGGAACTCGGACTTGACCAGGCCGTCCATCAGGCGCCACCTCCGAATCCGCCGTGCTGCTGGTACGGGTTGGGGCCGCCGGGCGGTGCCCAGCCGCCGGTGCCGGGTGGCGGACCGCCGGGCGGGTGCTGGTTGCCGACGTACTGGCCGCTGGTGAGCTGGAAGAACAGCCGTTCGAGGTCGACCTGCTCCTCCTGGATCCCGTAGACGGCGACCCCGGCCTGCAGGGCCAGTTCGGCCACCGACCGGGAGTCGGAGCCGGTGACGGCGATCCGCCCGTCGGGCAGCGGTTCGACCGCCAGCCCGGCCGCCTGCAGCGCGTTCACCAGCGCCTGCGGATCACCGGCCTGCACGAGCACCCGGTTGCGCTGCTGCGCCCGCAGCTGGTCCAGGTCGCCGTTGTAGACGCACTCGCCGCGGCTCACGATCACCACGTGGTCGACGGTGTGCTCCATCTCGCGCAGCAGGTGGCTGGAGACGAGCACGGTGCGCCCGGACGCGGCGAACGACTTCAGGAAGCCGCGCAGCCACGCGATGCCCTCCGGGTCGAGCCCGTTGGCGGGTTCGTCCAAGATCAGTACCTGCGGATCGCCGAGCAGCGCCGTGGCCAGCGCCAGCCGTTGCCGCATGCCCAGCGAGAAGCCGCCCGCGGCCCGGTTCGCGGCGCCGGTCAGCCCGACGAGGTCCAAGGCGTGGTCGACCTGCTGGTCGGGCACGTTCATCGCCGCCGAATAGCAGCGCAGGTGGTTGCGCGCCGTGCGGGACGGGTGGAAGCTCTGCGCCTCCAGCACCGCCCCGACCACGGTGGCGGGGTTGCGCAGCTGCGCGAAGGGCACCCCGTTGACGGTGGCGGTTCCCGACGTCGGGTTCACCAGCCCCAGCACCATGCGCAGCGTCGTCGTCTTGCCGGATCCGTTCGGGCCGAGGAACCCGGTCACCACACCGGGGTGAACGGCGAAGCTGAGGTCGCGGACCGCGCTGACCGGCCCGAAGTTCTTGCTCAGGTTCTGCACCAGGATCCGGCCGCTGCCGTCGTGCACACGCTCCTCCATCGTCGCTCGGCCCCGCAGGGTGCTCGCGAGCGCGGGACGCGGACGATCACGCTCGGGCGCGGGGCCGGTCCCATCCTGCCTGACCGGCCCGCGCCGACAGGGAGGAGTTCGGAAATCAACCGGTCCCGTGCTGCGGCCAGGCGATGGGCCGTTCCGGCCCGGGCCGGCGCGCCGCGGCGGGCCGGCCGTCCTCGGGGCGGGGGGAACGGTGGTGGCGGACCGGTGCGCTGCTCGGCCAGCGGCCGGTGGGCTGCCGCCCCTCGGCGTCCGGGCCGGGCTCGTCCGCCGGGCCGTGGCGGCCGGTCGGGGCGGCGGGCGCGGTGCGGTCGCCGATGAGGCCGCGGTGCACCATCAGCCACGACTCGCACGGCCAGCTGCGGCTGCGCACCGCGCCGGAGCAGGCGGGGCAGCGGCCGTCGGCATCCGGGTGGTGAGCCTCCAGCAGGGCCCGGAGCCCGCTGGTGAGGCGGTGCAGCTCGGACCTGGCGACCGGTAACAGCTCCTCGGTGCCGCCTTCGACGGCCACCCGCTCCAGCCGGGCCAGCCGGTCCAGGACGGCCTCCCGCATCTTCGCGTCGTCCACGTGCCACTCCCCGCGTCGTACGGTCATCGCGCGCGCTGATCGGGGCGGAGAACGCGGGCCCCGGTGGCGCCCGCGACGAGCACCGCCGCAGATCGCCGCGGCTTGGCGCACTCCCATCGGCAGCTCACCCGGCCGACTGCACCGAACTCACTCGGTCGAGTGGATTTCCGGTCGTGGCGGGGAACCGGGCGTTCGTCACGCTGCGCACGTCGGAAATCAAGCGTTCGTGTCCTACACTGGGACCTGGCGGCCTGCTCCCGGTGACCCCCAGGCCGGTTGAGCGGGCCGCCCTCTAACCCCTTCCGGGGTGTTCTCACCTCCACGAGTGAAACTCGCCGGTCTCGCCGCGCAGTGGTCTCGGATGGTCTCGCGGTTGCGGATCGGTTCAGACCAGCACCGCGTCCGGGGCCGTGCTCGGCAGCCCGTGCGCCAGCGCCACCGCCTCGCTCACCAGCAGCCCGCCGTGCGCGTTCAAGCCCCGGGCCAGCGCCGCATCCGCCCGGCACGCCGCCCGCCAGCCCTGATCGGCGATCCGCAGCACGTACGGCAACGTCACGTTCGTCAACGCGTACGTCGAGGTGTTCGGCACCGCGCCCGGCATGTTCGCCACGCAGTAGAACACCGAACCGTGCACCCGGAACGTCGGATCCTCGTGCGTCGTCGGCCGCGAATCCTCGAAGCACCCGCCCTGGTCGATCGCCACGTCCACCAGCACGCTGCCCGGCTTCGACCGCGCTACCAGCTCGTTCGACACCAGCTTCGGCGCCTTCGCACCCGGCACCAGCACCGCGCCGATCACCAGGTCCGCCGCCCGCACCGCCGACTCCACCGCGTACGCGTTCGACGTCACCGTGCGGATCGCGCCCCCGTGCGCCGCGTCGATCTCCCGCAGCCGGTCCACGTCGGTGTCCAGCACCTGCACCTGGGCGCCCATGCCCGACGCCACCCGCGCCGCGTTCAACCCGGCCACCCCGCCGCCGATCACGACCACCCGCGCAGGCGGCACCCCGGGCACGCCGCCCGGCAGCACACCGCGACCACCCTGCGGGGTCAGCAGCGCCTGCGCGCCGACCTGCGGGGCGAGCCTGCCCGCGACCTCGCTCATCGGCGCCAGCAGCGGCAACCCGCCGCGCGCCGTCTGCACCGTCTCGTAGGCGAGAGCCGTCACCTCGGCGCGCAGCAACTCGTCCGTCAACTCCGCCGACGCCGCCAAGTGCAGGTAGGTGAACAGCACCTGGCCCGCCCGCAGCCGCGGGAACTCCTCGGCCACCGGCTCCTTCACCTTCAGCACCAGCTCGCCCTCGGCCCACGCGTCCGCCGCGGACGGCACGATCGTCGCGCCCGCCGCCGCGTAGTCCTCGTCGGGGATCGACGAACCGAGCCCGGCGCCGGCCTCCACGAACACCGCATGCCCCCGCGCGGCCAGCTCGTGCACCCCTGCCGGGGTGCACGCCACCCGGTACTCGTGGTTCTTCACCTCACGCGGCACTGCGACCTTCACCCGGTCCGCCTCCCGACACCACGACCGAACACCGACCCCAGCATCATCCGCCCGGCGTCCGCACCCCGCCGCGAGGAAGGGAACCTTCCGGTCACCGGTGACCGGAAGGTTCCCTTCCTCGCTGTGATCCGGGCGGCTGGGCGTTGACACCCGCCCACGTCCGTTTATCGTTGCCGGGCACGACCACAACCGCACAGCGCCGCAGAACCCGAGCGGGAGAGACCCTGCGCAACGCAGGGCGCCGAAGGAGCAAACCCTCCCCGCAAAACTCTCAGGCACCCATGACCGCTCGGGCGAGGCCACTCTGGAAAGCGCGCGCCCCGGCGCCGCACCCACGGTGCAAGCCGCGAACCACCGCGGCGAAGCTCTCAGGTCCCGAAACAGAGGGGGAGGCCCGCGAACCCAGGGCACACCCGTGCCCGCGATGGTGAGGAGCCTCCATGTCCCTGCCCGAACAGCTGCGCTACACCGAAGAGCACGAGTGGATCGAGGACCGCGGCGACCTGGTGCGCATCGGCATCACCCCGTACGCGGCCCAAGCGCTCGGCGACATCGTCTACGTGCAGCTGCCCGAGGTGGGCGAGCGGATCGAATCCGGCGCCTCCTGCGGTGAGCTGGAATCGACCAAGTCCGTCAGCGACCTGTTCGCGCCCGTGACCGGCGAGGTCGTCGCCGTCAACGCGGCCGCCGCCGACGACCCCGCGGTGATCGGCTCGGATCCGTTCGGCGAGGGCTGGCTGCTCGAAGTGCGTGCCGAGCAGACCGGTGCTGTGCTCACGGCCCAGGAGTACGCCCAGTTCACCGGTGGTGAGTAGGCCGGGGCTGAGGGGGACGGAGCTGTGACGATCAGCGTCTTCGACCTCTTCTCGGTGGGCATCGGCCCGTCGAGTTCGCACACCGTCGGCCCGATGCGGGCGGCGCGGATGTTCACCGCGCGGCTGCGGGACGACGGTCTGCTCGGTCAGGTCGACAAGGTGAAGGCCGAGCTGTTCGGTTCGCTCGGCGCGACGGGGCACGGCCACGGCAGCCCCAAGGCGGTGCTGCTCGGCCTGGAAGGGCACGACCCGGAGACGGTCGACCCGGCCGCCGTCGAACAACGGGTGGAGACGATCCGCGCCGACGGCAGGTTGTTGCTGGCGGGGGAGCGCGACATCCGGTTCTCGGTGGACCGCGACCTGGTGATGCACCGGCGCAGGTCGCTGCCGCTGCACCCCAACGGGATGCGGTTCGCGGCGTTCGGCGCAGGTGGGGAACTGCGGTCCGCGGTGTACTACTCCGTCGGTGGCGGATTCGTCGTCGACGACGAGGCCACCGGCACCGACCGGATCAAGCCGGACGAGACGCCGGTGCGCCACCCGTTCCGCACCGGCGACGAACTGCTCGCCCGGGTCGCCGAATCCGGCTCCCGGATCAGCGACGTCATGTTCGACAACGAGCTGTCCTGGCGCTCCGCCGAGGACGTCCGCGCCCGGCTGCTGCACATCTGGTCCGTGATGCAGGAGTGCGTCGACAACGGGTGCCGCAACGACGGGGAACTTCCCGGCGGGCTGCGGGTGAAGCGGCGCGCCGCCGCGCTGCGGGCGAACCTCGGCGAGCAGGACGACGCCATGGAATGGCTCACCCTGTTCGCGCTCGCCGTCAACGAGGAGAACGCGGCAGGCGGACGGGTCGTCACCGCGCCCACCAACGGTGCCGCCGGCATCGTTCCCGCGGTGCTGCACTACTACGTGCGCTTCGTGCCGGGGGCGAACGAGCAGGGCGTCATCCGGTTCCTGCTCGCCGCCGGTGCCATCGGGGTGCTGTTCAAGGAGAACGCGTCGATCTCCGGTGCCGAGGTCGGCTGCCAGGGCGAAGTCGGTTCGGCCTGCTCGATGGCGGCCGCCGGGCTCGCCGAGGCGATGGGCGCGACGCCGTGGCAGGTGGAGAACGCCGCCGAGATCGCGATGGAGCACAACCTCGGCCTCACCTGCGACCCCATCGGCGGGCTGGTGCAGATCCCGTGCATCGAGCGCAACGCCGTCGCCGCGGTCAAGGCCGTCACGGCGACGCGGATGGCGCTGCGCGGCGACGGCAGCCACTTCGTGTCGCTCGACAAGGTGATCAAGACGATGCGGGAGACCGGGCGCGACATGAAGGTCAAGTACAAGGAGACCGCTCGCGGCGGGCTCGCGGTGAACGTCATCGAGTGCTGAGAGCGCTTCGTCTCGCCCGGCGCTCGAAACCGCGCGGGGCGGTGAGAGCAGGGGAACCTTCCTGTCACGTCGCAGGCGTGGACCACCGGCGTGAGTCGATGCGAGCAGGGGAACCTTCCTGTCACCGGTGCGATGAGGGGAACCTTCCTGTCACGCTCGGCCTCGTCCGGAGCCGTGGTGGCCGGTGTGGTGGAGTGCGGCGGTGGTGTTCCGGCGGGCCGCGCGGTGGTGGCTCCGGATGACGGGGAGGTTCCCTTGCAGAATTTAGGATGCGCACAACTCAGTTGCGCGCAACTTGAATTGGGGCTAATGTCGGCCACGTGCAGGAGGCGGGGATGAGCGCGGACTCGGCGCTGTCGCTGGACCAGCAGGTGTGCTTCGCGCTCTACAGCGCGTCGCGCTCCTTCACCAACCTGTACCGGCCGTTCCTCGACGAGCTGGGACTGACCTACCCGCAATACCTGGTGATGCTGGTGCTCTGGGAACACGACTCGCTGGCGGTCAAGGACCTCGGGGCGATGCTCAAGCTGGACTCCGGGACGCTGTCGCCGCTGCTGAAACGGCTCGAAGCGAGCGGACTGGTGGACCGGCGGCGCAGCACCCGCGACGAGCGGTCCGTCGAGATCGGACTGACCGAGCGGGGGCGGGAGCTGCGGCAGCACGCCGAGCAGATCCCGAACCGGGTGCTCGCCGCCAGCGGCATGGAACTCGAGGAGGTGCTGGCGCTGCGCTCCACGCTGCACCGGCTCACCGCCAACGTGGACCAGGCCGCGCACCGGGCCAGGGCCGCCGTCGCCGACGGCGTCCCCATCACCGACGAACTCCTGCGCGGGACCACGACACAAGGAGACTGAGATGGCAGCGTTGTACACCGCCGAAGCGACCGCGACCGGGGAAGGGCGCGGTGGCCGCACCCGCTCCTCCGACGGAGTGCTCGACCTCGACCTGGCGGTCCCGCGCGAGATGGGCGGCCCCGGTGGCGACTCCACGAACCCGGAGCAGCTGTTCGCCGCCGGTTACGCAGCCTGCTTCCACAGCGCGCTGCAACTGGTCGCCCGCAAGGCGAAGGCGAACATCGCCGACTCCTCGGTGACCGCCCAGGTCGGCATCGGCAGCAACGGCGCGGGCGGGTACGCGCTCGAGGTCACGCTGTCGGTCAGCCTCCCCGGCGTCGACCAGGAGCAGGCCCGGCAGCTCACCGAGCAGGCCGACGCGGTGTGCCCGTACTCCAACGCCATCCGCGGGAACGTCCAGATCGACCTCGCGGTCGCCTGACCTCCGCTCGGCGCGCCCGCCTCGGATTCCGGGGCGGGCGCCGTCACATCAGCAGCACGTACACCGCGCCGATCGCGCCGGCCAGCAGCGCGAGCGCGGTGAACGCCGCCTGCAGCACGCCGTCCGGCAGCGGTTTCGCCGCGCGCAGGTTCCGCTCCGCCTGCCGGTGCCTGCGCCACGACGCGACCGCGATCACCGCCGCCAGCGGCAGCGCCACCGCGGCGCACACCGCGGCCGCGACCGCGCTGCGGTGCGCCAGCAACCGCAGCAGCACCATCAGGCCCACCACGAACGTCAACCCGGTCCGCAGCCAGGCCAAGGTCGTGCGCTCGACCTGCAAGCCCGGATCCCACGGGCCCTGCCCCGGCACGCTCAGAACCCGTTGACCAGCAGCAGCACCGTCGCCGCCACGCCGACCACGCCGAGCCCGAACCCGAGGACCGGCGCCAGCTTCGGCGGCGGCAGCGGGGCCTTCGTGCGCAGCGCCCGCTCCATCGTCATCCACCGGCCGAACGCCGCCACGCTGCACACCACGCCCGCGAGCAGCAGCAGTACCGCCAGCGAGGTCCGCAGCGGATCCGGGCCGGGCGACATCGCCGCGTTCAACGCCTCCACGCCGACACCGGCCGCCATCAACGCCAAGGCGGTGCGGATCCACGCCAAGAACGTGCGCTCGTTCGCCAGCGTGAACCGGGGATCCGGTTCCTCGCCCACCCCGTAGATCCGGTGCGGCCAGCGCCTACACGCGGGCTCTTCGTTCTCGGCAGCCATACCGCCACCGTAGTGCGACCGGAGCAGCGCGAATCCGTCGAGGGGGCGATGCCGCGGGGCACCGGCGCGGCGCTCGGCCGGATCCGGTGCCCTGCGGACGGGAGAACTCAGAAGTCGAACACGGCCCCCGCGGCGGACGCCGCCACGCACTGGTTGCCGAACTCCTTCTCGAAGTGCACCGGGCGGCCCTGCCAGGTGCCGTGCGCCGTGCCGACCACCGGCTTCAGCTCCATCGTGCACTGGCCGGTGTGCGCCTGGCCGAGCTGCTCGAAGTCGCCGCCCGCCGTGGTCAGGCTGTCGCAGGCCGCCGCCGCGTTCGGGTGCGAACCGCCCACCGGCTCGCAGCGCAGCGACACCGTGCGCGGCAACTCCGCCCGGTCCTTCGCCGCGATCGTCAAGGTCAGGTCGCTCTGCGCCGCAGCCGCGCCCGCCGTCGCCGGGGTGAGCACGAGGACGGCCGTCGCCGCGAGCAGAAGACCGCGGATGAAGCGGGTGGCAGCCATGTCGGTGCGCCTCCAAGAGGTAGTGGGGAAGACTCCGCACAGATCTATCGGCAGCGGCCCCGCGATTTCCGCACCTGCGACCGAAGATCACCAGATCGTGGGGTTCACGGACGGGGAGGTGGTCACCCTCGGCTCATCTGGATCGAGCGCCGTGGCTGGAGTGGATCACTCCAAAGTGGAGAGGATGAGGCTCGGTGCGGAGGCGTCCGTTCGTTCGAACTTCGGTGACCGGAAGGTTCCCTTGCCCGCACCGGTGACCGGAAGGTTCCCTTGCCCGCACCGGTGACCGGAAGGTTCCCTTCATCGCACTCGTGACCGGAAGGTTCCCCTGCTCGCCCCGGCCCACGCCGGTCGCGTCCGCACCTGCGATGTGACCGGAAGGTTCCCTTCATCGCACCCGTGACAGGAAGGTTCCCCTGCTCGCGGCCGGCCCGTCAGCCGTACAGCTCGTCCAGCACCTCGGCGTACTTGGTGTGGATGACGCGCCGCCGCAACTTCAACGCGGGACTGAGCTCGCCACCCGCCGCACCCCACGGCCGGTCCAGCACGCGGTGCGCGCGCACCTGGCCGGAGCTGCCCAGCGCGGCGTTGGCCGCGTCCACCGCGCGGTCCACTTCGGCCAGCACCTGCGCGTCGCGGGCGAGCTCGGCGAGATCGGTGGTGCCGATGCCGTGCGCGGCCGCCCACGCAGGCGCGGTGTCCTCGTCGAGCACGACCAGCGCGACGACGTGCGGCCTGCCGTCGCCGAAGGCGAGCGCGTGCCCGATCAGCGGGTGCGCGCGCAGCGCGTTCTCCACGACGCTGGGGGCGACGGTCTCCCCGTGCGAGTTGATGATCAACTCGCTCTTGCGGTCGGTGATGGTGAGGTAGCCGTCGTCGACGTGCCCGACGTCCCCGGTGCGCAACCAGCCGTCGGCGCCCGCCGCCGCCCGGACCAGGCCGTCCTCCTGCAGGTGCCCCGCGCAGACCACGGGCCCGCGCACCAGCACTTCACCGTCCTCGTCGATGCGGACCTCGACGCCGGGCAGCGGGGTGCCGACGGTGCCGAAGCGCACCGCGCCCGGCCGGTTGGTGGTGGCCCAGCCGCTGGACTCGGTCGACCCCCACGTCTCGAAGATGTCGAAGCCGAGCCCGGAGAACAGCTCCAGCAGGTCGCGGCGCAGCGGAGCCGCCCCGCTC includes:
- the ald gene encoding alanine dehydrogenase, coding for MKVAVPREVKNHEYRVACTPAGVHELAARGHAVFVEAGAGLGSSIPDEDYAAAGATIVPSAADAWAEGELVLKVKEPVAEEFPRLRAGQVLFTYLHLAASAELTDELLRAEVTALAYETVQTARGGLPLLAPMSEVAGRLAPQVGAQALLTPQGGRGVLPGGVPGVPPARVVVIGGGVAGLNAARVASGMGAQVQVLDTDVDRLREIDAAHGGAIRTVTSNAYAVESAVRAADLVIGAVLVPGAKAPKLVSNELVARSKPGSVLVDVAIDQGGCFEDSRPTTHEDPTFRVHGSVFYCVANMPGAVPNTSTYALTNVTLPYVLRIADQGWRAACRADAALARGLNAHGGLLVSEAVALAHGLPSTAPDAVLV
- a CDS encoding L-serine ammonia-lyase, with the protein product MTISVFDLFSVGIGPSSSHTVGPMRAARMFTARLRDDGLLGQVDKVKAELFGSLGATGHGHGSPKAVLLGLEGHDPETVDPAAVEQRVETIRADGRLLLAGERDIRFSVDRDLVMHRRRSLPLHPNGMRFAAFGAGGELRSAVYYSVGGGFVVDDEATGTDRIKPDETPVRHPFRTGDELLARVAESGSRISDVMFDNELSWRSAEDVRARLLHIWSVMQECVDNGCRNDGELPGGLRVKRRAAALRANLGEQDDAMEWLTLFALAVNEENAAGGRVVTAPTNGAAGIVPAVLHYYVRFVPGANEQGVIRFLLAAGAIGVLFKENASISGAEVGCQGEVGSACSMAAAGLAEAMGATPWQVENAAEIAMEHNLGLTCDPIGGLVQIPCIERNAVAAVKAVTATRMALRGDGSHFVSLDKVIKTMRETGRDMKVKYKETARGGLAVNVIEC
- the gcvH gene encoding glycine cleavage system protein GcvH, whose protein sequence is MSLPEQLRYTEEHEWIEDRGDLVRIGITPYAAQALGDIVYVQLPEVGERIESGASCGELESTKSVSDLFAPVTGEVVAVNAAAADDPAVIGSDPFGEGWLLEVRAEQTGAVLTAQEYAQFTGGE
- a CDS encoding YidH family protein, giving the protein MAAENEEPACRRWPHRIYGVGEEPDPRFTLANERTFLAWIRTALALMAAGVGVEALNAAMSPGPDPLRTSLAVLLLLAGVVCSVAAFGRWMTMERALRTKAPLPPPKLAPVLGFGLGVVGVAATVLLLVNGF
- a CDS encoding subtilase-type protease inhibitor produces the protein MAATRFIRGLLLAATAVLVLTPATAGAAAAQSDLTLTIAAKDRAELPRTVSLRCEPVGGSHPNAAAACDSLTTAGGDFEQLGQAHTGQCTMELKPVVGTAHGTWQGRPVHFEKEFGNQCVAASAAGAVFDF
- a CDS encoding organic hydroperoxide resistance protein; its protein translation is MAALYTAEATATGEGRGGRTRSSDGVLDLDLAVPREMGGPGGDSTNPEQLFAAGYAACFHSALQLVARKAKANIADSSVTAQVGIGSNGAGGYALEVTLSVSLPGVDQEQARQLTEQADAVCPYSNAIRGNVQIDLAVA
- a CDS encoding MarR family winged helix-turn-helix transcriptional regulator; the protein is MSADSALSLDQQVCFALYSASRSFTNLYRPFLDELGLTYPQYLVMLVLWEHDSLAVKDLGAMLKLDSGTLSPLLKRLEASGLVDRRRSTRDERSVEIGLTERGRELRQHAEQIPNRVLAASGMELEEVLALRSTLHRLTANVDQAAHRARAAVADGVPITDELLRGTTTQGD
- a CDS encoding DUF202 domain-containing protein; its protein translation is MQVERTTLAWLRTGLTFVVGLMVLLRLLAHRSAVAAAVCAAVALPLAAVIAVASWRRHRQAERNLRAAKPLPDGVLQAAFTALALLAGAIGAVYVLLM